The following are from one region of the Dreissena polymorpha isolate Duluth1 chromosome 2, UMN_Dpol_1.0, whole genome shotgun sequence genome:
- the LOC127867477 gene encoding ras-related C3 botulinum toxin substrate 2-like, whose protein sequence is MKPLKCVLVGDGNVGKTSLMKTYKDKCFPGAYLATMSDSINVTMQVDEKNHDLTVYDTAGQEAYDRLRPLTYPDTDVIVMCFSLVSKDSYDSIRDKWLAEVKQYCRDIPIVLVGTKLDMRSGNSKKDFAIMNGDRDSTIAFNTISQEQGHWLKKEVGARFYVECSAKTQTSTRDVFESAIMAAINPTKRKQRRNGCTIL, encoded by the exons AATGAAGACTTATAAAGACAAATGTTTTCCCGGGGCCTACCTTGCGACCAT GTCCGACAGCATCAACGTAACGATGCAGGTGGACGAAAAGAACCACGATCTCACGGTTTACGATACGGCGGGCCAAGAAGCGTACGACAGGCTACGACCGCTGACTTACCCAGATACG gaTGTGATTGTCATGTGTTTCTCATTGGTTTCCAAAGACTCGTATGACAGTATAAGAGATAAG TGGTTGGCAGAAGTAAAACAGTATTGCCGGGACATTCCTATCGTCTTGGTCGGCACAAAACTAGATATGCGCAGTGGAAACAGCAAGAAAGACTTCGCCATTATGAACGGTGACCGCGATTCGACGATAGCATTTAATACGATCAGTCAAGAACAAGGTCATTGGCTTAAAAAAGAAGTAGGTGCCCGGTTTTACGTTGAATGTTCCGCCAAAACGCAGACGTCAACCAGAGACGTTTTTGAAAGTGCAATTATGGCTGCTATAAACCCAACTAAGCGGAAACAGAGAAGAAATGGTTGCACTATTTTGTGA